From the genome of Ammoniphilus sp. CFH 90114, one region includes:
- a CDS encoding DUF6063 family protein, whose translation MEWAKDDVQWAFRIFMKLLEKGTIPEEDREYHFAYQRSEVRLIVEELIEKEASVKVFQTGGTLYITPTVDNLLFGYTNAELRDLMKLRDNGELYLAYFSILCLLAKFYNSEDQSLASRQFVPIEELEQTITEYVQQVHELQEEALEQLEDAHQLNLRNVADKWLDLPAFDDKVKSLRGAKNNRISFLLRMLRFLEEEGLVVVLEDREIQLLPKLQHLVIKYYFHGQRKEMLLQLLSDGLGKASKEG comes from the coding sequence ATGGAATGGGCGAAGGATGATGTGCAATGGGCCTTTCGCATTTTCATGAAGCTTTTGGAGAAGGGGACCATCCCGGAGGAAGATCGGGAATATCATTTTGCTTACCAGCGCAGCGAGGTGCGGCTGATAGTCGAAGAACTGATTGAAAAGGAAGCCAGCGTCAAGGTCTTCCAGACTGGGGGGACGCTTTACATCACACCTACCGTGGATAATCTGCTGTTTGGCTATACCAATGCGGAGCTCCGGGATTTGATGAAGCTGCGTGATAACGGAGAGCTCTATCTCGCTTATTTCAGCATCCTTTGTTTGCTGGCCAAATTCTACAATAGTGAGGATCAGTCCCTGGCTTCCCGGCAATTCGTGCCCATAGAGGAGCTCGAACAAACCATTACCGAGTATGTTCAGCAAGTCCATGAGCTGCAAGAGGAAGCGCTGGAACAGCTCGAAGATGCTCATCAGTTAAATCTACGGAATGTAGCGGACAAATGGTTGGATCTGCCGGCTTTTGATGATAAGGTCAAGAGCTTGCGCGGGGCAAAAAACAATCGAATCAGCTTCTTGCTGCGGATGCTGCGTTTTCTCGAAGAAGAAGGATTGGTCGTCGTCTTGGAGGACCGAGAAATCCAGCTGCTCCCGAAGCTGCAGCACCTGGTGATAAAGTACTACTTCCACGGCCAGCGCAAGGAAATGCTGCTTCAATTGCTCAGTGACGGACTAGGGAAGGCATCGAAGGAGGGATAA
- a CDS encoding Wadjet anti-phage system protein JetD domain-containing protein, with product MLDIVRTYLETEKRKRVQTKEIEGFLMDILGAESYWKHGGYEALAKVYQELEAEGLLRPVKASGWNGKIPALFNTYQRLTPRAELDSLLKEKLLTFYHPNIRTSYYLEHPRDYEEDEPFILKMDAFLKQDNDVAFNSDLTINERSFQLFQNEKWLASAHGKSVLGRIGLTLENLRCYPTYEPFFYYRHGRNASLQKNALIVENKDTFFSFKSLFQAGVYAWEDLAFDLLIYGEGQKIEHSFAFFGELEEYRGCVTRFYYFGDLDPKGIAIWYQLKQQYQVEIQPARLFYEDLIQQYGHVAPLRTKKQSCPKEGERAFLAYFSPEVQGRIVELLQHDRYLPQEGLNGQRLRQLSQGGEA from the coding sequence ATGTTGGATATAGTAAGAACTTATTTGGAAACCGAAAAACGCAAACGAGTTCAAACCAAAGAGATAGAAGGTTTTTTGATGGACATCCTCGGTGCTGAGAGTTATTGGAAGCATGGAGGATATGAGGCGTTGGCGAAAGTATACCAAGAGCTTGAAGCAGAAGGGCTTCTCCGGCCGGTGAAGGCATCAGGCTGGAATGGCAAGATCCCCGCCTTATTCAATACATATCAGCGCTTAACTCCTAGAGCTGAACTCGATTCACTCCTCAAAGAGAAGCTACTTACCTTCTATCATCCGAATATAAGAACTTCCTATTATTTAGAGCATCCGCGTGATTACGAGGAAGATGAGCCTTTTATCCTCAAGATGGATGCATTCTTAAAGCAAGACAATGATGTAGCTTTTAATAGTGACTTAACGATAAATGAGCGATCTTTCCAGCTGTTTCAAAATGAGAAGTGGCTGGCCTCTGCTCATGGCAAGTCCGTATTGGGTCGAATAGGCTTGACATTAGAGAATCTTCGCTGTTACCCCACTTATGAGCCGTTTTTTTATTATCGGCACGGTCGCAATGCTTCACTGCAAAAGAATGCCTTAATTGTGGAGAACAAAGATACGTTTTTTTCCTTTAAATCCTTGTTTCAGGCCGGAGTGTATGCATGGGAGGATCTCGCTTTCGATCTCTTAATCTATGGGGAAGGCCAAAAGATTGAGCACAGCTTCGCTTTTTTTGGGGAGTTGGAAGAGTATCGGGGCTGCGTAACAAGATTCTATTACTTCGGAGATCTGGATCCAAAAGGGATAGCAATCTGGTATCAGCTGAAGCAGCAATATCAGGTGGAGATTCAGCCAGCACGTCTGTTTTACGAGGATCTTATCCAGCAGTATGGTCATGTGGCTCCTTTGAGAACGAAGAAGCAAAGCTGTCCGAAGGAAGGGGAGAGGGCATTTTTAGCTTATTTTTCACCAGAAGTTCAAGGGAGAATCGTAGAGTTGCTGCAACATGACCGATATCTTCCCCAAGAAGGCTTAAACGGCCAGCGGTTGAGGCAATTGTCGCAAGGAGGAGAAGCATGA
- a CDS encoding type II toxin-antitoxin system death-on-curing family toxin, producing MDDDVIYLNTNQVITINALQIRLYSPNELMGVKEPYLLESALNRPKQSILGKDAYPTIHEKATAFFQSLAQNHAFHNANKRTALASLIIFLKMNQYRWTMDTQMEQDFVVDVVNHKYTFEDIVATINKYAIKI from the coding sequence ATGGACGATGACGTTATCTATCTTAACACCAATCAAGTAATTACCATAAATGCCCTCCAAATACGACTGTACTCACCAAATGAACTAATGGGTGTTAAAGAACCTTACCTGTTAGAGTCGGCCCTCAACCGTCCGAAGCAATCCATCCTAGGAAAAGATGCTTATCCGACTATCCATGAAAAGGCTACAGCCTTTTTTCAGTCTCTAGCCCAAAACCATGCCTTTCATAATGCCAATAAACGGACTGCATTAGCGTCTTTGATCATCTTCCTGAAAATGAACCAGTATCGCTGGACAATGGACACTCAAATGGAACAAGATTTTGTAGTGGATGTAGTAAATCATAAATATACATTTGAAGATATTGTAGCAACGATTAATAAATATGCTATTAAAATATAG
- a CDS encoding AbrB/MazE/SpoVT family DNA-binding domain-containing protein — MVLRKVTKVGNSLGITFPAEMLKKANITLGDDIEIEYKDGEIILKKSQKVNLPEGVDAEFMELLNEVIKEHDEAFRGLVDK; from the coding sequence ATGGTATTAAGAAAAGTAACTAAGGTGGGTAACAGTCTAGGGATCACATTTCCCGCTGAAATGTTAAAGAAGGCAAACATAACATTAGGAGATGATATAGAAATCGAGTATAAAGATGGGGAAATTATTCTAAAAAAAAGCCAAAAAGTTAATTTGCCTGAAGGTGTAGATGCAGAGTTTATGGAGTTACTTAATGAAGTAATTAAAGAACACGATGAAGCATTTCGTGGATTGGTAGATAAGTAA
- a CDS encoding DUF1643 domain-containing protein: protein MRLPWVQLMECPENNTPVTREGQLILDDTMEAVREILHCANPRIEGILPIVNLFNLRHGKAEDAIKVHEEIFENENYLRYIHSPLPDLQGHPWVWLAWTVADRASLNPRKQEIIEHVQGKHQFAIYCRQPKHQSRKHLYAYHPNPRIKEDRERYFVEMVGMMKGYYQEKSQGR, encoded by the coding sequence ATGAGACTCCCCTGGGTTCAGCTGATGGAGTGTCCTGAAAATAACACCCCCGTCACTAGAGAAGGCCAGCTTATTTTGGATGATACGATGGAAGCGGTTAGGGAGATTCTGCACTGTGCTAATCCGCGGATAGAGGGAATTCTTCCTATCGTGAATCTCTTTAATCTGCGTCATGGGAAGGCCGAAGATGCCATAAAAGTGCATGAGGAAATCTTTGAAAATGAGAACTATCTGAGGTATATACACTCTCCCCTCCCAGATCTCCAAGGCCATCCCTGGGTGTGGTTGGCTTGGACAGTCGCGGATCGAGCTTCATTAAATCCTAGGAAACAAGAAATCATTGAGCATGTGCAGGGGAAGCACCAGTTTGCCATCTATTGTAGGCAACCGAAACATCAAAGTCGCAAGCATCTGTACGCCTATCATCCTAATCCTCGGATTAAGGAGGATCGGGAGCGATACTTTGTGGAGATGGTAGGGATGATGAAGGGATATTATCAGGAAAAGTCGCAAGGTAGATAG
- a CDS encoding amidohydrolase family protein: protein MLDFIIMNGTLITMEGRGVGVLEDGAVGVKGNRIEVVGETSEVVKQYKAHRYVDATRKVVMPGLIDAHIHTGLGILRGLSQDTDQWMQKGLWPFMEVLTSQDRMIGSLVNIIEAVKSGTTTFCDYDSPMLELVKNHTLIGTRARVCEMINEMPDDLSGLAVGELYPFDPSIGQQKLQANLKLMEEWHQRENGRITCLMGPQGPDMMSKELLLEVKALAEKYDTMIHMHVAQGDREINQMIKRYGKRSIPYLEEIGYLNRRLMAVHLTEATREETHVLGKSGATMILCSGSIGIIDGIIPPAAEFLEVSDHLALGSDQAPGNNCNNMFNEMKFTAILNKCKAKDPKVFPAWKILRMVTIDAARALGLGHEIGSLLPGKKADMIILDLDQPTMVPLVHKPIRNLVPNLVYSAKGSEVETVIVDGQFIMENRNLLTVDEKHAVSQAHQAGAALAERASSLVDLDTPLMTMMQQGYL from the coding sequence TTGCTAGATTTCATTATTATGAACGGGACTCTCATTACGATGGAAGGCCGGGGCGTAGGAGTCTTGGAGGACGGCGCTGTAGGTGTGAAAGGAAATCGGATCGAAGTGGTTGGCGAAACTTCCGAAGTGGTGAAGCAGTATAAGGCACACCGATATGTCGATGCCACACGGAAGGTCGTCATGCCTGGACTCATTGATGCTCATATTCATACTGGACTTGGTATTTTAAGAGGCTTATCACAGGATACGGATCAATGGATGCAAAAGGGCCTATGGCCATTCATGGAGGTGCTGACTAGCCAGGACCGCATGATCGGCTCTCTCGTCAACATTATTGAAGCTGTGAAGTCTGGGACGACCACCTTCTGTGACTATGATAGTCCCATGCTCGAGCTCGTGAAGAACCACACTCTCATCGGAACCCGAGCAAGAGTGTGTGAGATGATCAATGAGATGCCAGATGACCTGAGCGGATTGGCTGTAGGGGAACTATATCCCTTTGATCCATCGATTGGCCAGCAGAAACTTCAAGCGAACCTGAAACTGATGGAAGAATGGCATCAAAGAGAAAATGGACGGATTACCTGTCTGATGGGTCCACAAGGCCCAGATATGATGTCAAAAGAGCTGCTGCTGGAAGTGAAGGCACTAGCCGAAAAATACGATACCATGATACATATGCATGTAGCCCAAGGGGATCGAGAAATTAATCAAATGATTAAGCGGTATGGGAAAAGAAGTATTCCTTATTTAGAAGAGATCGGTTATTTGAATCGTCGGTTAATGGCTGTACATCTAACCGAAGCCACACGCGAGGAGACTCACGTATTGGGGAAATCGGGTGCAACGATGATTCTGTGCTCCGGCAGTATCGGCATCATCGACGGCATTATTCCTCCAGCAGCAGAATTTCTCGAAGTTAGTGACCATTTAGCCCTGGGGTCTGATCAGGCGCCAGGAAATAACTGCAACAATATGTTTAATGAGATGAAATTCACGGCTATTTTAAATAAATGCAAAGCGAAAGACCCTAAAGTTTTCCCGGCATGGAAAATCCTGCGAATGGTCACAATTGACGCTGCACGTGCCTTGGGTTTGGGGCATGAAATTGGTTCACTTCTTCCTGGAAAAAAAGCGGATATGATCATTCTCGATCTAGATCAGCCGACCATGGTTCCTCTTGTGCACAAGCCCATTCGTAACCTTGTTCCGAACCTGGTTTATTCTGCGAAGGGCAGTGAGGTGGAAACGGTTATCGTCGACGGCCAATTCATTATGGAGAATCGGAATCTATTAACCGTTGATGAGAAGCATGCGGTATCTCAAGCTCATCAAGCAGGGGCGGCGCTAGCGGAACGCGCTTCTAGTCTAGTAGATTTAGACACCCCGTTAATGACCATGATGCAGCAAGGGTATTTGTAG
- a CDS encoding helix-turn-helix domain-containing protein, whose protein sequence is MYQVHPEMPMEWIGHRIRLQRKRVGMTVEEVAEKIGLSQSMVSQVERGKAKPSLDTIWKLSILLDVPLNYFFEGIEKEPVLVVPRESQEILKMRHENVHYRVLTPLTGRKIEFFELIVSPGHVEEMTQLPHQGEECGIVIQGELEVLIDDQAYHLKKGDCIYFDSTYPHAFRNLGEEEAIAIWAGTPWSPIEK, encoded by the coding sequence ATGTATCAGGTCCACCCAGAAATGCCCATGGAATGGATTGGCCATCGGATACGTCTGCAGAGAAAAAGAGTAGGGATGACAGTAGAAGAGGTGGCAGAAAAAATAGGCTTAAGTCAAAGCATGGTATCACAGGTGGAACGGGGAAAAGCGAAACCATCCCTTGATACGATTTGGAAATTGAGCATTCTATTAGATGTGCCCTTAAATTACTTTTTTGAAGGAATTGAGAAAGAACCTGTATTGGTCGTTCCTAGGGAATCTCAAGAGATATTGAAGATGCGACATGAGAATGTTCATTATCGTGTCCTGACACCGCTAACAGGGAGGAAAATTGAATTTTTTGAGCTTATCGTGAGCCCAGGCCATGTGGAGGAAATGACACAACTGCCTCATCAGGGAGAGGAATGCGGGATCGTCATCCAAGGGGAGCTGGAAGTGCTTATTGATGATCAAGCCTACCATTTGAAAAAAGGAGATTGTATCTATTTTGATAGTACTTATCCTCATGCTTTCCGAAACCTAGGAGAGGAAGAAGCGATTGCGATTTGGGCAGGCACCCCGTGGAGCCCTATAGAAAAGTAA
- a CDS encoding dimethylarginine dimethylaminohydrolase family protein, translating into MEVKVQGERWFPSETKFAEEMKELWGNWYCDSEVGTLRAVLMHRPGKEIEGITDANFAEYRFRAPINPERARIQQDALADLYRQHGVQVHYVQNQREDKPNAMFMRDLVFMTPEGAIVCRPAIPSRRGEEKAVAQTLTALGVPILKTINGDGYFEGASAMWIDRETVIIGTGSRTNDSGADQVEAELRNIGVSHVIRTQIPYGSIHLDGYMNMVDKKKMLIFPWHVTYDCAKALLDKGIQFIEATHIPEVKQGMAMNIVALAPGKVVMPSGNPETRTQLVSEGIEVIEIDMDEIMNGWGAIHCMTAFLKRDPI; encoded by the coding sequence ATGGAAGTGAAAGTTCAAGGGGAAAGATGGTTTCCTTCGGAGACGAAGTTTGCAGAGGAAATGAAAGAGCTTTGGGGAAATTGGTATTGCGATTCGGAAGTTGGAACACTCCGTGCCGTTCTCATGCATCGACCAGGGAAAGAAATCGAAGGGATAACAGACGCCAATTTTGCTGAATACCGTTTCCGTGCCCCGATCAACCCAGAGCGCGCACGCATACAGCAAGATGCTCTAGCTGACCTCTATCGTCAACATGGAGTCCAGGTGCATTATGTGCAAAACCAGCGGGAAGATAAGCCGAATGCGATGTTTATGCGCGACCTTGTTTTTATGACTCCGGAAGGAGCCATTGTTTGCCGCCCAGCTATTCCTTCCCGCCGAGGAGAGGAAAAGGCCGTTGCACAGACCCTAACAGCTCTTGGAGTTCCTATTCTCAAGACCATCAATGGGGATGGCTATTTTGAAGGGGCAAGTGCCATGTGGATTGATCGGGAGACGGTTATTATCGGGACCGGCAGCCGTACGAATGATTCGGGGGCTGATCAGGTAGAGGCAGAACTCAGAAATATAGGGGTTAGCCATGTCATCCGAACACAGATCCCCTATGGCAGTATCCACCTTGATGGGTACATGAATATGGTGGACAAAAAGAAGATGCTCATTTTCCCTTGGCATGTTACGTATGATTGTGCCAAAGCTCTACTAGATAAAGGTATCCAATTCATAGAGGCGACCCATATCCCTGAGGTTAAGCAAGGAATGGCCATGAATATAGTAGCACTCGCTCCAGGGAAGGTCGTCATGCCGTCTGGGAATCCGGAGACGAGAACGCAACTAGTAAGTGAAGGGATTGAAGTGATCGAAATCGATATGGATGAAATCATGAACGGCTGGGGAGCGATACACTGTATGACAGCTTTTCTAAAACGCGATCCGATTTAG
- a CDS encoding amino acid ABC transporter ATP-binding protein, whose amino-acid sequence MITIRNVSKSFGDTKVLHNIDLQIPKSHVYALIGPSGAGKSTLIRTINALENIQEGEIIVDGVSVHDRKTDLNKIRSDIGFVFQSFNLYPHLTALQNVMIAPVHVKKVDSKNAEERAKELLASLGLEEKFHSYPGQLSGGQQQRVAIARSLAMEPKVMLFDEPTSALDPEMIKEVLDAIRKLAGTGMTMGVVTHEMGFAREICNQIVFMAEGRIVETAAPNEFFTTPKTERAQDFLAKVLNH is encoded by the coding sequence ATGATTACGATAAGAAATGTCTCAAAAAGCTTCGGTGATACAAAAGTTCTTCACAATATTGACTTACAAATCCCCAAGTCTCACGTGTATGCCTTGATTGGGCCGAGTGGCGCGGGAAAGAGTACCTTAATTCGGACGATCAATGCCTTAGAGAATATTCAGGAGGGAGAGATTATCGTAGACGGGGTTTCCGTCCATGATCGGAAGACCGACTTAAATAAAATAAGATCCGATATTGGCTTTGTTTTTCAGTCCTTTAACCTTTATCCCCACTTGACAGCTCTTCAGAATGTGATGATCGCACCTGTACATGTGAAAAAGGTGGATTCCAAAAACGCAGAAGAAAGAGCAAAAGAGCTATTAGCCTCACTTGGACTTGAGGAGAAGTTCCATTCCTATCCTGGTCAACTGTCAGGGGGACAGCAGCAGAGAGTCGCCATTGCGCGCTCCCTTGCGATGGAGCCGAAGGTTATGCTGTTTGATGAGCCCACATCGGCGCTTGATCCGGAGATGATTAAGGAAGTATTGGATGCGATTCGTAAGCTTGCCGGAACAGGGATGACTATGGGGGTCGTGACTCACGAGATGGGGTTTGCACGTGAAATTTGCAATCAGATTGTTTTTATGGCTGAGGGGCGAATTGTTGAAACCGCTGCTCCGAATGAATTTTTTACAACTCCAAAGACAGAGCGCGCGCAAGACTTCTTGGCTAAAGTCCTGAATCATTAA
- a CDS encoding amino acid ABC transporter permease has protein sequence MAYRPDWSVIPQNFGIFVEGLLLTLEISALALLFSIPIGIIAGLFRVSKNRILSFIAACYVEFIRGVPLLVLLIWIFFVMGKFLNLGAFWSAILGLAIFSGAFVAEIVRAGIEAVPRGQMEAARSSGMTYVQAMRLIILPQAFRKVLPPMASQFIILIKDSSLVSVISVVDLTLMGKNLVAITYRSLEVWTFIAVIYFLMTFTLSQVIRYFERKYRVVE, from the coding sequence ATGGCATACCGTCCGGATTGGAGTGTTATCCCGCAAAATTTCGGTATTTTTGTAGAAGGTCTACTTCTAACCTTAGAAATATCCGCCTTAGCCTTGTTGTTCAGTATACCAATTGGAATCATTGCCGGTTTATTCCGGGTATCTAAGAATCGAATCTTATCCTTTATCGCTGCTTGCTATGTTGAATTTATCAGGGGAGTGCCCTTGTTGGTTCTATTGATTTGGATCTTTTTCGTCATGGGGAAGTTCCTGAATTTAGGAGCGTTCTGGTCCGCTATCTTAGGACTTGCGATCTTTTCGGGGGCCTTTGTGGCGGAGATCGTTCGTGCCGGTATTGAAGCGGTGCCTCGAGGGCAGATGGAGGCGGCCCGGTCATCAGGCATGACTTATGTTCAGGCGATGAGACTGATTATTTTACCACAAGCATTCCGCAAGGTGCTACCTCCTATGGCTTCCCAGTTCATTATTTTAATTAAAGATTCGTCTTTGGTATCCGTGATTTCGGTGGTTGATTTGACTCTCATGGGCAAAAACCTAGTGGCCATTACCTACCGATCACTTGAGGTTTGGACATTTATCGCTGTCATCTATTTCCTTATGACCTTTACTCTATCCCAAGTGATCCGTTACTTCGAACGCAAATATCGTGTGGTGGAATAA
- a CDS encoding transporter substrate-binding domain-containing protein encodes MKKWILAGLASVLMFTAGCSQSTSTGPSEASTLEKIQDKKKIVIGTAPGYMPFEMKDKQGNFIGYDIDLGNAIGESMKVPVEFKQFEFSGLIPALQTGEIDMIIAGMTIRGDRALAVSFANPYYATGQVLMVPTKDNSTKTWEDLDQPGKKIAVSLGTTGALLAKQLFKQATVVDFDDFPTAGMAMIQGQADGIVYDEPGVRIFTAMNKDSVKGIYELISTENLGIAVRHNDLATVQWLNSFLEAYRNSPTELASREKWFNTKDWMDNVEGK; translated from the coding sequence ATGAAAAAATGGATATTAGCTGGTTTAGCCAGTGTGTTGATGTTTACGGCGGGTTGTTCCCAGTCAACAAGCACAGGTCCATCAGAGGCGTCTACGTTAGAGAAAATCCAGGATAAGAAAAAAATAGTGATTGGAACTGCACCGGGATATATGCCGTTTGAGATGAAGGACAAGCAAGGGAATTTTATCGGCTATGATATTGACTTGGGTAATGCCATTGGAGAATCGATGAAGGTACCGGTGGAGTTCAAGCAGTTTGAGTTCAGCGGCCTCATTCCTGCTCTTCAGACTGGTGAAATTGACATGATTATCGCCGGGATGACGATTCGCGGAGACCGCGCTTTGGCGGTTAGTTTTGCTAATCCTTATTATGCAACCGGCCAGGTTCTTATGGTGCCAACGAAGGATAATTCGACGAAGACATGGGAGGATTTAGATCAACCAGGTAAGAAGATTGCGGTTTCCCTAGGAACCACTGGAGCCCTATTAGCTAAACAATTGTTCAAACAAGCCACCGTGGTTGACTTTGATGATTTCCCGACGGCAGGGATGGCGATGATTCAAGGGCAAGCTGATGGAATTGTGTATGACGAGCCGGGTGTGCGTATCTTTACCGCAATGAACAAGGATAGTGTAAAGGGAATCTATGAGTTGATCTCGACAGAAAATCTGGGTATTGCTGTCCGTCATAACGACCTAGCTACAGTTCAATGGCTAAACTCATTCTTGGAAGCCTACCGAAACAGTCCAACCGAATTAGCGTCCCGCGAGAAGTGGTTTAATACGAAGGATTGGATGGATAACGTAGAGGGGAAATAA
- a CDS encoding dimethylarginine dimethylaminohydrolase family protein: MNQIKVQGERWFPTENRFSEEMRQLWGPWYCDSEVGKLRGVLLRRPGKEIERVNEENYAQYRWKAPMDPVKARAQQDALAQIYIEHGAQVYYVENQREDKPNALFMRDLVFMTPEGAIVCRPGISARRGEERFAAEALGQLGVPIIKTINGDGFFDGACAMWVDRHTVMIGTGARANREGAAQVEAELRNIGVTDIIRFEIPYGHAHLDGLINIADRKKVLLFPWQVPYDVVKALIDRDFTIMEATNLQEIKVKASINFVALEPGKVVMPAGCPETRQTLEEHGITVIEAEMDEILKGWGAIHCMSVFLQRDPV; the protein is encoded by the coding sequence ATGAATCAAATCAAGGTACAGGGAGAGCGCTGGTTCCCGACGGAGAATCGCTTCTCGGAGGAGATGCGACAGCTGTGGGGGCCGTGGTATTGTGATTCAGAAGTAGGGAAGCTGAGGGGGGTTCTTCTCAGAAGACCTGGTAAAGAAATAGAACGTGTGAATGAAGAGAATTATGCGCAGTACCGATGGAAGGCTCCCATGGATCCCGTGAAAGCAAGAGCCCAGCAGGATGCATTAGCACAGATCTACATAGAACATGGGGCTCAAGTATATTACGTGGAAAACCAGCGTGAAGACAAGCCAAACGCACTGTTTATGCGTGACTTGGTCTTTATGACCCCTGAAGGAGCCATCGTATGCCGCCCGGGAATTTCGGCTCGGAGAGGGGAAGAGCGATTTGCAGCGGAAGCTCTAGGTCAATTAGGTGTACCCATTATCAAGACAATTAATGGGGATGGTTTTTTTGATGGGGCCTGTGCGATGTGGGTAGATCGACATACGGTCATGATAGGAACGGGCGCCCGGGCGAATCGCGAGGGTGCGGCCCAAGTGGAAGCAGAATTGAGAAATATCGGTGTTACGGATATTATTCGATTCGAGATTCCGTATGGTCACGCCCATTTAGACGGGTTAATCAATATAGCGGATCGTAAGAAGGTTCTCCTTTTCCCATGGCAGGTCCCTTATGACGTGGTAAAGGCGTTGATAGATCGAGATTTTACGATTATGGAAGCGACGAATCTTCAGGAAATTAAGGTTAAGGCCTCAATTAACTTTGTCGCCTTGGAACCGGGAAAAGTCGTGATGCCGGCTGGTTGTCCGGAAACGAGGCAAACGTTAGAAGAGCATGGTATTACCGTCATTGAAGCGGAAATGGATGAGATTCTAAAGGGATGGGGAGCTATCCATTGTATGAGTGTGTTCTTACAGCGTGATCCAGTATAA
- a CDS encoding RNA polymerase sigma factor — MTPRELFERYKEDIYRTCYYMLQNQQDAEDVCQEVFIQAIKHDYQRIEKLKPWLLSMTMNACRNALKKRNRLALWNWTKTWIQPNQSETNVLQSEVRSELSHVLQELPEKIRSIVILRYYHDMKHEEIAEALGIPVGTVKSRCHKAHQTLQGKVKVQKLAEEWGILP, encoded by the coding sequence GTGACTCCCCGTGAGCTATTTGAGCGTTATAAAGAGGATATTTATCGTACGTGTTATTACATGCTTCAGAATCAACAGGATGCAGAGGATGTTTGCCAGGAAGTATTTATCCAAGCCATCAAGCACGACTACCAAAGGATTGAGAAGCTAAAACCGTGGCTGCTTAGTATGACTATGAATGCCTGCCGGAATGCTTTGAAGAAGCGGAATCGACTGGCCTTATGGAATTGGACTAAGACATGGATTCAGCCTAATCAGTCGGAAACTAACGTGTTGCAATCTGAAGTTCGTTCAGAGCTGAGTCATGTTCTACAAGAGTTGCCTGAAAAAATTCGTTCCATCGTCATTCTCAGGTATTATCACGACATGAAGCATGAAGAAATCGCAGAAGCCTTGGGCATTCCTGTTGGTACCGTTAAGTCCAGATGTCACAAAGCTCATCAGACCTTACAAGGAAAAGTGAAGGTGCAAAAATTAGCGGAAGAATGGGGGATTTTGCCTTGA